In Cynocephalus volans isolate mCynVol1 chromosome 3, mCynVol1.pri, whole genome shotgun sequence, one DNA window encodes the following:
- the LOC134371911 gene encoding vomeronasal type-1 receptor 4-like — translation MSSMDGAIGIIFLSQIIFGILGNFCLLYHYTFLHLTDYRVRYTDLILRHLFVANFLVILSKGVPQTIAAFGWKYFLSDFECKLLFYVQRVARGVSIESTCLLSTFQAITIGPRNSRWARLKVKAPKYAGFSTILCWTLNMLINTIFPLYVSGKWINRNITMKRDYGYCHAVFRDKITDSLFAALVLFPDILCLGLILWASSSMIFILHRHKQQVQHIHRTNASHRSSPESRATQSILVLVSTFVFFYTLSSIFQVHLTLFNNPSRLMVNISELLSGCFPTLSPFFFMSCDSSVSKLCFAWIRNTKYPNLIRYMKVVCAFTKISC, via the coding sequence ATGTCCTCCATGGATGGGGCAATAGGAATTATCTTCTTATCACAGATTATATTTGGAATCCTGGGGAACTTCTGTCTTCTTTACCATTATACCTTCCTTCACTTAACTGACTACAGGGTAAGGTACACAGATTTGATTCTGAGACACCTGTTCGTAGCTAATTTCTTGGTCATTCTTTCTAAAGGAGTCCCCCAGACAATAGCAGCTTTTGGATGGAAATATTTCCTGAGTGATTTCGAATGCAAACTTCTTTTTTATGTTCAAAGAGTGGCCAGGGGTGTGTCCATTGAAAGCACCTGCCTCTTGAGTACCTTTCAGGCCATCACCATTGGCCCCAGGAACTCCAGGTGGGCAAGGCTAAAAGTAAAAGCTCCCAAGTATGCAGGCTTCTCTACCATCTTGTGCTGGACTCTGAACATGTTAATAAATACCATTTTTCCTCTTTATGTGAGTGGTAAGTGGATCAACAGAAACATCACAATGAAAAGAGACTATGGATACTGTCATGCTGTATTTCGAGACAAAATCACAGATTCACTATTCGCAGCATTGGTTTTGTTCCCTGATATCTTATGTTTGGGGCTCATTCTCTGGGCCAGCAGCTCCATGATTTTCATTCTGCACAGGCACAAGCAGCAGGTGCAACATATTCACAGGACAAATGCTTCCCACAGATCCTCCCCTGAGTCCAGAGCTACCCAAAGCATCCTTGTCCTGGTGagcacatttgtatttttttacacTCTCTCCTCCATCTTTCAAGTTCATTTGACTCTTTTTAATAATCCCAGTCGGCTGATGGTGAATATTTCTGAACTACTCTCTGGGTGTTTCCCAACTCTCAGCCCCTTTTTTTTTATGAGCTGTGACTCCAGTGTATCTAAACTTTGTTTTGCCTGgataagaaacacaaaatatcctaatcttatcagatatatgaaaGTTGTATGTGCAttcacaaaaatcagttgttag